A DNA window from Syngnathus typhle isolate RoL2023-S1 ecotype Sweden linkage group LG2, RoL_Styp_1.0, whole genome shotgun sequence contains the following coding sequences:
- the racgap1 gene encoding rac GTPase-activating protein 1 produces MENAVLSLQSLYEKMRSQVEHLSEGVEPSFILMAQNFEDCRRKWLMAEENLESCKEILTKAETEKSSLEVKLKHARNQVDVEIRRRQKAEADCDKLDRQIQLIRDLLTSEGSSNSIQLSAEQRSALAFLNTHGQGVAAVNTSRRLTTIDESGSLVSDISYDKTDDSLDWDTSTVRPMRLRKRQKRRSSRHHVDGPAGVSKRTRSTAVVHEGANESLVTTTKVTVPVNGGPVEAVATIETIPYWTRSRRNTAPMEWDSESVTSEDVFKQPVNPEVEKKNEPGTPQKSKGVRQHEFVSKTVIKPESCVPCGKRIKFGKIALRCCDCRVVAHPECRDRCPLPCIPNIGNTPVKFGEGVLADYVPDVSPKIPPLVVLCIGEIEQRGLRETGLYRLSGADRTVKELKEKFLRGKTVPVLSKVDDIHAITGLLKDFLRKLKDPLLTFYLNRQFMEAAEASDDDNSIALMYQTVSLLPHANRDTLAFLMLHLQRVAESLDTKMTIANLARVFGPTIVGHAVPNPDPMTILHDTKRQPKVVERLLYMPASYWAQFVKSDNEQPRSDHLVIQNSNCYTPDRVTLLGPLTTPEQQMNKTPSSSSLTQRFKSTLTPRFGSKSKSAAALPQGRFFQSPLLK; encoded by the exons ATGGAGAACGCCGTGCTGAGCCTCCAGAGTTTGTATGAGAAGATGCGGTCGCAGGTTGAACATCTCTCTGAAGGCGTGGAACCCA GCTTCATTCTCATGGCTCAGAACTTTGAAGACTGCCGCCGCAAGTGGCTGATGGCAGAGGAGAATCTAGAATCCTGCAAGGAGATTCTCACCAAAGCAGAGACTGAGAAATCTTCCTTGGAGGTCAAACTGAAGCATGCCCGCAACCAAGTGGACGTGGAGATTCGGCGCCGGCAGAAGGCCGAGGCTGACTGTGACAAACTG GACCGCCAGATCCAGTTGATAAGGGATCTTCTAACAAGCGAGGGCTCTTCCAACAGCATCCAGCTGAGTGCGGAGCAGCGCTCGGCTCTGGCCTTCCTCAACACGCACGGCCAGGGAGTGGCCGCTGTGAATACCAGCCGAAG GTTGACCACCATAGACGAATCGGGCTCACTCGTGTCAGATATCAGCTATGACAAAACTGACGACTCTCTT GACTGGGACACGTCCACTGTGAGGCCAATGCGACTGAGGAAGCGACAAAAGAGG CGCTCATCAAGGCATCATGTGGATGGCCCTGCAGGGGTTTCCAAAAGAACTCGATCAACAGCTGTCGTGCACGAGGGG GCCAATGAGAGCCTGGTCACCACGACCAAAGTGACCGTCCCCGTAAACGGCGGACCTGTTGAGGCAGTTGCCACCATCGAGACAATTCCTTACTGGACTCGTAGCAGAAGAAACACTG CTCCCATGGAGTGGGACTCGGAGTCCGTCACGTCCGAGGATGTTTTCAAGCAGCCTGTCAACCCGGAGGTGGAGAAGAAAAATGAACCCGGCACGCCGCAGAAAAGCAAAGGTGTTCGTCAGCATGAGTTTGTCTCCAAAACG GTCATCAAGCCAGAGTCCTGCGTGCCTTGCGGGAAAAGGATCAAATTTGGCAAGATTGCCTTGAGGTGCTGCGACTGCCGCGTGGTCGCGCACCCGGAATGTCGGGATCGATGCCCACTGCCGTGCATCCCCAACATCGGAAATACACCTGTAAAATTTGGGGAG GGCGTTCTTGCGGATTACGTCCCAGACGTTTCACCAAAGATCCCCCCTCTCGTGGTCCTCTGCATTGGAGAAATTGAACAGCGAGGACTGCGTGAG ACTGGACTGTACCGGCTGTCCGGTGCTGATCGCACAGTGAAGGAACTGAAAGAGAAGTTTCTACGCGGCAAAACCGTTCCTGTGCTAAGCAAGGTGGACGACATTCACGCCATCACCGGCCTCCTCAAGGACTTCCTTCGCAAGCTCAAGGACCCTCTCCTCACCTTTTACCTGAACCGTCAATTCATGGAAGCCGCCG AGGCCTCCGACGATGACAACAGCATTGCCTTGATGTACCAAACTGTCAGTCTCCTGCCACATGCTAATAGAGACACTTTGGCATTCTTGATGCTCCACCTTCAGAG AGTGGCCGAGAGTTTGGACACAAAGATGACCATCGCTAACTTGGCGCGCGTGTTTGGTCCCACAATCGTGGGTCATGCTGTTCCCAACCCGGACCCCATGACAATCCTACATGATACCAAACGGCAACCAAAG GTTGTGGAACGCCTGTTGTACATGCCAGCCAGTTACTGGGCACAGTTTGTAAAGTCCGATAATGAGCAGCCACGCTCTGATCACCTGGTCATCCAGAACTCCAACTGCTACACTCCAGATAGAG TGACCTTGCTCGGCCCCCTGACCACTCCGGAGCAGCAGATGAATAAAACGCCGTCCTCCAGCTCGCTGACTCAGCGCTTCAAGTCCACGCTGACACCCAG ATTTGGGAGCAAGAGCAAGTCCGCAGCTGCACTTCCTCAAGGGAGGTTCTTTCAATCACCACTTCTCAAGTAa